Within the Bacillota bacterium genome, the region GGAAGGTGGCCTTCGTCGACGCCCTGAGCGAGGCGGGCTTCCGGAGCATCGAGGTCACCTCCTTCGTCCATCCGCGCTGGGTGCCGCAGATGGCCGACGCCGAGGAGGTGATGGCGCGCATCCGCAGGAAGCCCGGCGTCGCCTACCGCGGCCTCTTCCTCAACGCGAGGGGGCTCGAGCGCGCCCTGGCGGCCGGCGCGACCGTCGACGGCGTCCTGATGCTGACCGCCAGCGACACCTTCTCCCGCCGGAACACCAACCGCGGCATCGAGGAGACTTTCGCGGCCCTCCCCGACTGGATCCGCGCCTACCAGGCGCACGGCCTCGCGGTCGACGAGGTGGACGTGATGGCCGCCTTCGGCTGCAACTTCGAGGGGCACGTGCCGCTGGAGCGGGTGCTGGGGCTGATCGGGCGGGCGGAGCGGCTGCTCGACGAGCACGGTGAGCGCCTCCGGCGCATCAAGCTGGCCGACACCATGGGCTGGGCCAACCCCGAGCAGATGCGGCGGACCGTCGCCGCGATCCGCGAGCGCTGGCCCGGCGTCCGCCTCGCCCTCCACCTCCACGACACGCGGGGGCTGGGGCTGGCCAACGCCTACGCGGCGCTCCTGGAGGGGGTGCGGGAGTTCGAGGCGGCCGTGGGCGGGCTCGGCGGCTGCCCCTTCGCCGCGGTGAAGGGCGCCGCCGGCAACTTGGTCACCGAGGACTTCGCCTTCCTCTGCGAGGAGATGGGCGTGGCCACGGGGCTCGACCTGGAGCGGCTCGTCGAGCTCTCCCGGCTGGCGGAGGAAGTGGTCGGCCACCCGCTCCCCGCCCACCTGCCGCGGGGCGGCCTCTTCCGCGAGGTGCGCCGGGGAACCTGGGCCGCCCTGGCGGGGGAGCCGTAGAGCCGGAGAAAGGAGGTTCCCCAGACGGAGACGAGGGAGGGTGCGGCGGGCGACCGCCGCTTCGAGACGCTCGTCGTGGAGCGGCGCGGCGAGCGGGGCGAGGTCGGGGTGGTGACGCTCCACCGCCCCGAGGTGATGAACGCCTTCAACACCCGCATGATGCTCGAGCTGGAGCAGCTCTTCCGCGAGTGGGGCGGCGAGCCGGAGCTGCGGGTGGTGCTTCTGACGGGGGCGGGCGGACGCGCCTTCTGCACCGGCGCCGACCTGAAGGAGCGCCACGGCATGAGCGACGACGCCTGGCGCGCCCAGCACCGGCTGGTGGAGCGGATGTTCCTGGAGGTGCGCCACTTCCCGCTGCCGGTGATCGCGGCGGTGGAGGGGTACGCCTTGGCCGGCGGCCTGGAGCTGGCGCTGATGGCCGACTTCATCCTCGCCTCGGAGAGCGCCCGCTTCGGGTTGACCGAGCTCCGCCGCGGCATCCTGCCCGGCGGGGGCGGGCTGCAGAACCTGCCGCGCGCGGTGGGCGTCCGCCGCGCCAAGGAGCTGATCTACACCGGCCGCATGATCGACGCCCGGGAGGCGCTCGCCTGGGGTCTGGTCAACCGCGTCGTCCCCGCCGGCCGGGCGTTGGAGGCGGCGCTGGAGGTGGCCGGGGAGATCGTGCGGAGCGCGCCCATCCCCGTCCGCCTGGCCAAGGCCGCCATCAGCCGCGGCGCGGAGGTCGACTTCGACACGGGCTACGCCCTGGACCTGGCCGCCTACGAGGCCATCGTCGGCACCGAGGACCGCCGCGAAGGGGTGGCGGCCTTCAACGAGAGGAGGGAGCCGCGCTGGCGGAACCGCTGAGCGCGCCCCACCCCGGCCCCGCGGCGGAGGCGGGGACCGCCCCGCCCCTCCCCGCGGGTAGGAAAGCTTCCTCCGCATGACGAAACCCCCTTTTGCGGGAGGAAGTCCACCTCCCGGAGAAGGGGGGAGTGCCGCATGTCTACAGGCCAACCCTCGCGCGAACAGCTCCTCTGGATGTACTCCACCATGGTCAAGATCCGCACCTACGAGGACCGCCTGGCCGAGGCCTACAGCGAGGGGAAGAGCCCGCGCTTCGACATCTCGGCGGGGCCGCTTCCGGGCGAGCTCCACTTGGCCGCCGGCCAGGAGCCCTGCGCCGTCGGCGTCTGCGCCCACCTGCGCCCGGAGGACACGGTGACCGCCACGCACCGGCCCCACCACGTGGCCATCGCCAAGGGCGTCGACCTCAAGCGGATGACGGCCGAGATCTTCGGCAAGGCGACCGGCCTCTCGGGCGGCCGCGGCGGCCACATGCACCTCTTCGACCCGGACGTCCACTTCAGCTGCAGCGGCATCATCGGCCAGGGGCTGCCGCCGGCGGTGGGCGCCGCGCTGGCGGCCAAGATGCAGGGGAAGGACTGGGTGGCGGTGGCCTACACCGGCGAGGGCGGCGCCAACCAGGGCGCCTTCCACGAGGCGCTCAACCTGGCCGCCCTCTGGAGGCTGCCGGTCCTCTTCGTCGTCGAGGACAACGCCTGGGCCATCTCCGTGGCCAAGGAAGCCTCCACCGCCGTGCCGCGCAACAGCGACCGCGCCTCGGCCTACGGCATCCCCGGCGTCCACGTCGCCGACAACGACACGCTGGCCGTCTTCGCGGCCGCCGGCGAGGCGGTGGAGCGGGCCCGGCAGGGCGGGGGACCGACGCTCCTGGAGATCGAGACCTACCGCTACTACGGCCACTTCGAGGGCGACCCGCAGGTCTACCGCCCGGGCGACGAGGTGGAGCGGCTGCGCGCCAGGGACCCCATCGTCCGGATGCGCGACCACCTCTTCCGCCAGGGCGTCCTCGACGA harbors:
- a CDS encoding thiamine pyrophosphate-dependent dehydrogenase E1 component subunit alpha is translated as MSTGQPSREQLLWMYSTMVKIRTYEDRLAEAYSEGKSPRFDISAGPLPGELHLAAGQEPCAVGVCAHLRPEDTVTATHRPHHVAIAKGVDLKRMTAEIFGKATGLSGGRGGHMHLFDPDVHFSCSGIIGQGLPPAVGAALAAKMQGKDWVAVAYTGEGGANQGAFHEALNLAALWRLPVLFVVEDNAWAISVAKEASTAVPRNSDRASAYGIPGVHVADNDTLAVFAAAGEAVERARQGGGPTLLEIETYRYYGHFEGDPQVYRPGDEVERLRARDPIVRMRDHLFRQGVLDEEADRRLVEQARAEVEEAFAFARESPYPAPEEALEHVFA
- a CDS encoding hydroxymethylglutaryl-CoA lyase; the protein is MALPESVEIYEVGPREGFQIEDEPVPTERKVAFVDALSEAGFRSIEVTSFVHPRWVPQMADAEEVMARIRRKPGVAYRGLFLNARGLERALAAGATVDGVLMLTASDTFSRRNTNRGIEETFAALPDWIRAYQAHGLAVDEVDVMAAFGCNFEGHVPLERVLGLIGRAERLLDEHGERLRRIKLADTMGWANPEQMRRTVAAIRERWPGVRLALHLHDTRGLGLANAYAALLEGVREFEAAVGGLGGCPFAAVKGAAGNLVTEDFAFLCEEMGVATGLDLERLVELSRLAEEVVGHPLPAHLPRGGLFREVRRGTWAALAGEP
- a CDS encoding enoyl-CoA hydratase/isomerase family protein, whose amino-acid sequence is MNAFNTRMMLELEQLFREWGGEPELRVVLLTGAGGRAFCTGADLKERHGMSDDAWRAQHRLVERMFLEVRHFPLPVIAAVEGYALAGGLELALMADFILASESARFGLTELRRGILPGGGGLQNLPRAVGVRRAKELIYTGRMIDAREALAWGLVNRVVPAGRALEAALEVAGEIVRSAPIPVRLAKAAISRGAEVDFDTGYALDLAAYEAIVGTEDRREGVAAFNERREPRWRNR